Proteins found in one Acipenser ruthenus chromosome 18, fAciRut3.2 maternal haplotype, whole genome shotgun sequence genomic segment:
- the LOC117400892 gene encoding protein FAM161B-like isoform X2 has product MPVSHCMPVFNKSKGAFSQEVQSDRKNGDGSEEDFSSYQHQGFHPKDSSESEEEVSVSRVNQIDGGGLLEFLHQEDGSALSDQQFYQRLQILKEAHQEKLMETSKLFQGHLEQRILEDSLLSVETAGNVRKTTLNKDVEQFFSSSGRQHLIANPSKLSASRNGSLRKSSSLSELSSRDSQADRESPPFKGTQRPVSSSSAWASGTTVPQPFNMTLREAQKKTQLPKSRTSLDLEKQLVEKREAEEAEEAECQKQFRAVPIPAHVYLPLFDEINESREKQRRLNLDRRKEILLSIQKPFSFAEREEKKKEQTRQMLRTAPPSTLSRSIKPKVKNKIPKSVQDPTISDHLKEYELYRKIRIQMRATDLLKTSSAPIQVQPQKRELDKSSALKTKKKTLGYLDKEPTFQPRTNPEVPNFERLYRAFQKEAMRRKEQTESTKCKPFQLRTSNLPPRQSRSTEDAQQESSPVIKTRLKRSKSFNGILSLSTDTLPTYITDAARKRQAAIRSSLEQKDNKEQESAKWMKQYRLKSEAMNKAVTTRAKAMDTHRSLKDVYKEKLKQHRQTDQHRMREYKKELEEMKNRIHDRPYLFEQVTKRNAKTEAERRYRDTLKQVGLNEDFVRNKGRNAGGTPLCVSDGEEDQSSDSKTQYRSESVISSAENQTKEEPEKTNEEEMI; this is encoded by the exons ATGCCCGTTTCCCATTGCATGCCAGTTTTCAACAAATCAAAAGGAGCATTTTCTCAAGAGGTCCAGTCGGATAGGAAAAACGGAGATGGTTCGGAAGAGGATTTTTCAAGCTACCAGCATCAG gGATTTCATCCCAAAGACTCATCAGAATCTGAAGAAGAGGTGTCCGTTTCCAGGGTGAACCAAATCGACGGAGGTGGGCTGCTGGAATTTCTTCACCAGGAGGATGGCAGTGCTCTGTCAGACCAGCAGTTCTACCAGAGGCTCCAGATCTTAAAGGAAGCACACCAGGAGAAGCTGATGGAGACAAGCAAGCTCTTTCAGGGACATCTGGAGCAAAGGATACTGGAGGACTCCCTGCTCTCTGTGGAGACTGCAGGGAATGTGAGGAAGACAACGTTAAATAAGGACGTGGAGCAGTTCTTCTCGTCCAGTGGGAGACAGCACCTCATAGCCAATCCAAGCAAGTTGTCAGCTTCTAG GAATGGAAGCCTAAGGAAATCTTCCTCTCTGAGTGAGCTGAGCTCAAGAGATAGCCAAGCTGACAGAGAATCTCCTCCATTTAAAGGGACACAGAGACCTGTGAGCAGTTCATCAGCCTGGGCTTCAGGTACGACAGTCCCGCAGCCCTTCAACATGACCCTCCGGGAAGCGCAAAAGAAAACTCAGCTTCCAAAATCCAGAACGTCCCTGGATCTGGAGAAACAGCTGGTGGAGAAGAGGGAGgcagaggaggcagaggaggctGAGTGTCAGAAACAGTTCAGAGCAGTGCCCATCCCAGCACACGTTTACCTGCCCCTGTTTGATGAGATCAATGAGAGCAGGGAGAAGCAGAGGAGGCTCAACCTGGACAGGAGGAAGGAAATCCTGCTCTCCATTCAGAAGCCATTCAGCTTTGCAGAGAGGGAAGAAAAAAAGAAGGAGCAAACAAGACAGATGCTGAGAACAGCCCCCCCGAGCACGCTGAGCAGAAGCATTAAAcccaaagtgaaaaacaaaatccCCAAATCAGTCCAGGATCCAACAATCAGTGACCATTTAAAAG agtATGAACTGTACAGGAAGATCAGGATTCAGATGAGGGCAACAGATTTACTTAAAACATCCTCAGCACCCATTCAAGTACAGCCGCAGAAGAGGGAACTGGATAAGAGCAGCGCTCTGAAAACTAAAAAGAAGACCCTGGGATATCTGGATAAGGAACCCACGTTTCAGCCACGAACAAATCCAGAGGTTCCCAACTTCGAGAGATTATACAGAGCATTCCAGAAGGAGGCCATGCGAAGGAAAGAACAGACAGAGTCGACTAAATGTAAACCATTCCAGCTTCGCACTTCCAATTTGCCACCAAGACAGAGCAGATCCACTGAGGATGCACAGCAA GAGTCAAGTCCTGTGATCAAGACACGCTTAAAGAGAAGCAAGTCCTTCAACGGGATTCTCTCCCTTTCAACTGACACCCTCCCCACCTACATCACAGACGCTGCAAGGAAACGTCAAGCTGCTATCAG AAGCTCACTGGAACAGAAGGATAACAAGGAACAAGAGAGTGCTAAATGGATGAAGCAGTACAGATTGAAATCGGAAGCAATGAATAAAGCAGTAACTACACGGGCGAAAGCAATGGATACACATAGGAGTCTAAAGGATGTGTACAAGGAAAAATTAAAGCAACACAG GCAGACTGACCAGCACCGGATGAGGGAGTATAAGAAGGAGCTGGAGGAGATGAAGAACAGGATACATGACAGGCCCTACCTGTTTGAACAGGTCACAAAG AGAAACGCAAAGACGGAGGCAGAGCGGCGGTACCGAGACACACTGAAGCAGGTGGGGCTGAATGAAGACTTTGTGAGGAATAAAGGGAGAAATGCTGGGGGAACGCCACTGTGTGTATCTGACGGTGAAGAAGACCAGAGCAGTGACAGCAAGACCCAATACAG GTCTGAGAGTGTGATAAGTTCAGCGgaaaaccaaacaaaagaagAGCCAGAGAAAACCAATGAGGAAGAAATGATATAA
- the LOC117400892 gene encoding protein FAM161B-like isoform X1, with protein sequence MPVSHCMPVFNKSKGAFSQEVQSDRKNGDGSEEDFSSYQHQGFHPKDSSESEEEVSVSRVNQIDGGGLLEFLHQEDGSALSDQQFYQRLQILKEAHQEKLMETSKLFQGHLEQRILEDSLLSVETAGNVRKTTLNKDVEQFFSSSGRQHLIANPSKLSASRNGSLRKSSSLSELSSRDSQADRESPPFKGTQRPVSSSSAWASGTTVPQPFNMTLREAQKKTQLPKSRTSLDLEKQLVEKREAEEAEEAECQKQFRAVPIPAHVYLPLFDEINESREKQRRLNLDRRKEILLSIQKPFSFAEREEKKKEQTRQMLRTAPPSTLSRSIKPKVKNKIPKSVQDPTISDHLKEYELYRKIRIQMRATDLLKTSSAPIQVQPQKRELDKSSALKTKKKTLGYLDKEPTFQPRTNPEVPNFERLYRAFQKEAMRRKEQTESTKCKPFQLRTSNLPPRQSRSTEDAQQESSPVIKTRLKRSKSFNGILSLSTDTLPTYITDAARKRQAAIRSSLEQKDNKEQESAKWMKQYRLKSEAMNKAVTTRAKAMDTHRSLKDVYKEKLKQHRQTDQHRMREYKKELEEMKNRIHDRPYLFEQVTKRNAKTEAERRYRDTLKQVGLNEDFVRNKGRNAGGTPLCVSDGEEDQSSDSKTQYSRSESVISSAENQTKEEPEKTNEEEMI encoded by the exons ATGCCCGTTTCCCATTGCATGCCAGTTTTCAACAAATCAAAAGGAGCATTTTCTCAAGAGGTCCAGTCGGATAGGAAAAACGGAGATGGTTCGGAAGAGGATTTTTCAAGCTACCAGCATCAG gGATTTCATCCCAAAGACTCATCAGAATCTGAAGAAGAGGTGTCCGTTTCCAGGGTGAACCAAATCGACGGAGGTGGGCTGCTGGAATTTCTTCACCAGGAGGATGGCAGTGCTCTGTCAGACCAGCAGTTCTACCAGAGGCTCCAGATCTTAAAGGAAGCACACCAGGAGAAGCTGATGGAGACAAGCAAGCTCTTTCAGGGACATCTGGAGCAAAGGATACTGGAGGACTCCCTGCTCTCTGTGGAGACTGCAGGGAATGTGAGGAAGACAACGTTAAATAAGGACGTGGAGCAGTTCTTCTCGTCCAGTGGGAGACAGCACCTCATAGCCAATCCAAGCAAGTTGTCAGCTTCTAG GAATGGAAGCCTAAGGAAATCTTCCTCTCTGAGTGAGCTGAGCTCAAGAGATAGCCAAGCTGACAGAGAATCTCCTCCATTTAAAGGGACACAGAGACCTGTGAGCAGTTCATCAGCCTGGGCTTCAGGTACGACAGTCCCGCAGCCCTTCAACATGACCCTCCGGGAAGCGCAAAAGAAAACTCAGCTTCCAAAATCCAGAACGTCCCTGGATCTGGAGAAACAGCTGGTGGAGAAGAGGGAGgcagaggaggcagaggaggctGAGTGTCAGAAACAGTTCAGAGCAGTGCCCATCCCAGCACACGTTTACCTGCCCCTGTTTGATGAGATCAATGAGAGCAGGGAGAAGCAGAGGAGGCTCAACCTGGACAGGAGGAAGGAAATCCTGCTCTCCATTCAGAAGCCATTCAGCTTTGCAGAGAGGGAAGAAAAAAAGAAGGAGCAAACAAGACAGATGCTGAGAACAGCCCCCCCGAGCACGCTGAGCAGAAGCATTAAAcccaaagtgaaaaacaaaatccCCAAATCAGTCCAGGATCCAACAATCAGTGACCATTTAAAAG agtATGAACTGTACAGGAAGATCAGGATTCAGATGAGGGCAACAGATTTACTTAAAACATCCTCAGCACCCATTCAAGTACAGCCGCAGAAGAGGGAACTGGATAAGAGCAGCGCTCTGAAAACTAAAAAGAAGACCCTGGGATATCTGGATAAGGAACCCACGTTTCAGCCACGAACAAATCCAGAGGTTCCCAACTTCGAGAGATTATACAGAGCATTCCAGAAGGAGGCCATGCGAAGGAAAGAACAGACAGAGTCGACTAAATGTAAACCATTCCAGCTTCGCACTTCCAATTTGCCACCAAGACAGAGCAGATCCACTGAGGATGCACAGCAA GAGTCAAGTCCTGTGATCAAGACACGCTTAAAGAGAAGCAAGTCCTTCAACGGGATTCTCTCCCTTTCAACTGACACCCTCCCCACCTACATCACAGACGCTGCAAGGAAACGTCAAGCTGCTATCAG AAGCTCACTGGAACAGAAGGATAACAAGGAACAAGAGAGTGCTAAATGGATGAAGCAGTACAGATTGAAATCGGAAGCAATGAATAAAGCAGTAACTACACGGGCGAAAGCAATGGATACACATAGGAGTCTAAAGGATGTGTACAAGGAAAAATTAAAGCAACACAG GCAGACTGACCAGCACCGGATGAGGGAGTATAAGAAGGAGCTGGAGGAGATGAAGAACAGGATACATGACAGGCCCTACCTGTTTGAACAGGTCACAAAG AGAAACGCAAAGACGGAGGCAGAGCGGCGGTACCGAGACACACTGAAGCAGGTGGGGCTGAATGAAGACTTTGTGAGGAATAAAGGGAGAAATGCTGGGGGAACGCCACTGTGTGTATCTGACGGTGAAGAAGACCAGAGCAGTGACAGCAAGACCCAATACAG TAGGTCTGAGAGTGTGATAAGTTCAGCGgaaaaccaaacaaaagaagAGCCAGAGAAAACCAATGAGGAAGAAATGATATAA
- the LOC117409082 gene encoding ubiquinone biosynthesis monooxygenase COQ6, mitochondrial-like: MYFLTGVRLGVCGGGRRCVSVPCFRGVRSLRGFSSSGNEEGTSEGTAAASSDTDSVYDVIVSGGGMVGTAMACSLGFDPNLQGKKILLLEAGNKKEFEVPESYSTRVSSISPGSATLLSGIGAWDHILNMRCKPFNRMQVWDACSDAMITFDKENLEDEMGYVVENDVVMAALTKQLDAVSDQVKVQYRSRAVRYTWPLPYQTAESNPWVQVELASGQQLQTKLLIGADGPNSTVRKAAGMQTVQWNYEQSAVVAVLHLSEPTENNVAWQRFLPTGPIALLPLSDSASSLVWSTTHQHATDLLALDDESFVDAINSAFWSNENHSELIHTAGTVFRSALSLLMPSGTSPRQLPPSVSRVGPKSKAMFPLGLGHASEYIRHRVALIGDAAHRVHPLAGQGVNLGFGDVACLTRHLSQAAFDGRDLGATRHLLEYETERQRHNLPMMAAIDILKRLYSTKMAPFVLLRTLGLQATSAVPPLKEQIMAFASK, translated from the exons ATGTACTTTCTGACAGGAGTCAGGTTGGGCGTGTGTGGTGGGGGGAGGAGGTGTGTTTCTGTACCCTGTTTCAGGGGGGTTAGGTCATTAAGGGGGTTCAGCAGCTCGGGGAACGAAGAGGGTACGAGCGAGGGCACAGCTGCAGCGAGCAGTGATACTGACAGTGTTTATGATGTCATTGTTTCAGGAGGGGGAATGGTGGGCACAGCCATGGCATGCTCTTTGG GTTTCGATCCAAATTTACAAGGAAAGAAGATCCTCTTGTTAGAAGCTGGTAACAAGAAAGAGTTTGAAGTGCCAGAGAGTTACAGCACCAGAGTCAGCTCTATCAGCCCTGGATCTGCGACTCTTCTCAGCG GTATTGGTGCCTGGGATCACATTCTTAACATGAGATGCAAGCCTTTCAACAGGATGCAG GTCTGGGATGCCTGTTCCGACGCGATGATCACTTTTGATAAGGAGAACCTGGAAGATGAAATGGGTTACGTTGTAGAGAACGATGTTGTCATGGCTGCCTTGACAAAACAGCTTGATGCGGTTTCAG ATCAAGTGAAGGTTCAGTACAGAAGCAGAGCGGTGAGGTACACCTGGCCTCTCCCCTACCAGACTGCCGAGTCCAATCCCTGGGTGCAGGTGGAGCTGGCGAGTGGGCAGCAACTGCAAACCAAACTGCTG attGGGGCTGATGGACCCAACTCCACGGTACGAAAAGCAGCCGGAATGCAGACAGTCCAGTGGAATTACGAGCAGAGCGCCGTGGTCGCGGTGCTTCACCTGTCTGAG ccAACAGAAAACAATGTTGCTTGGCAAAGGTTCCTGCCCACTGGACCAATTGCATTGCTTCCA TTATCAGACAGTGCAAGCTCGCTGGTGTGGTCCACCACCCATCAGCACGCAACGGACCTGCTCGCGTTGGACGATGAGAGCTTTGTTGATGCAATCAACTCTGCATTT TGGAGCAATGAGAACCACTCCGAGCTGATTCACACAGCGGGTACCGTGTTCAGATCTGCCTTGTCCCTGCTCATGCCCTCCGGTACCTCGCCACGCCAGCTGCCTCCTAGCGTCTCTCGCGTCGGCCCCAAAAGCAAAGCCATGTTCCCCCTGGGCCTGGGGCATGCCTCCGAGTACATTCGGCACAGAGTGGCTCTCATTGG GGACGCTGCCCACAGGGTACACCCTTTGGCTGGCCAAGGAGTGAACCTGGGCTTTGGGGATGTGGCATGCCTCACTCGACACTTGAGCCAAGCAGCCTTCGACGGAAGAGACCTGG GAGCCACACGACACCTGCTGGAATATGAGACCGAGCGCCAGAGACACAACCTGCCCATGATGGCTGCCATTGACATCCTGAAGAGACTCTACTCCACCAAGATGGCTCCCTTTGTCCTCCTCAGAACACTCGGACTGCAAGCCACCAGTGCTGTTCCTCCTTTAAAA GAACAGATCATGGCCTTTGCCAGTAAGTGA
- the LOC117422041 gene encoding ectonucleoside triphosphate diphosphohydrolase 5-like isoform X2, producing MMLPRSILLVTLLCSLAGPLLAEVGFLTHDFSTSLENILPTMTRPVNISRSFYGIMFDAGSTGTRIHIYKFIQKAPAELPLLDNEIFHSVKPGLSAYADAPEMGGDTVRQLLKIAKHSVPKKQWKTTPVVLKATAGLRLLPNEKAQALLEEVQEVFEESPFLVPNNSVSIMDGTNEGHLYLKSYRTVGTLDLGGGSTQITFLPKTKKTLLSAPQDYIAKFEMFNTTYQLYTHSYLGCGLYAARLATLGALGNHAQNKVYTSTCFPKRFKDDWTFGGITYKVSGNPEGYTGYKHCYQEVVKVVKGTVHQPMEVKASSSFYAFSYYFDRAVESGLIDGQKGGIIEVRDFKKKAKEVCNKMTKYRPISPYLCMDMTYITALLKDGFGFKESTVLKLTKKVNNVETSWALGAAFHLLQSLKMP from the exons ATGATGCTGCCGAGGTCCATCCTGCTCGTGACGTTGCTCTGCTCCCTGGCTGGACCTCTCCTGGCTGAAGTCGGATTCCTGACCCATGATTTTTCGACCAGCTTGGAAAACATCCTTCCAACCATGACCCGACCAGTGAACATCAGCCGCAGCTTCTATGGCATCATGTTCGACGCAGGGAGCACAGGGACCCGAATCCACATCTACAAGTTCATTCAAAAAGCTCCAG ctgaACTTCCCCTTTTGGACAATGAGATTTTCCATTCTGTGAAACCAGGGCTGTCAGCCTATGCAGACGCTCCAGAGATG gGTGGAGATACAGTGAGACAGCTGTTGAAGATTGCAAAACACTCAGTGCCTAAAAAACAGTGGAAGACGACCCCAGTGGTTTTAAAGGCTACAGCAGGACTCCGGCTACTTCCAAATGAGAAGGCACAGGCTCTGCTTGAAGAG GTTCAGGAGGTCTTTGAAGAATCACCATTTCTTGTACCAAACAACAGCGTTAGTATAATGGATGGAACAAATGAAG GTCATCTTTACCTTAAAAGCTACAGGACTGTTGGAACCTTGGACTTGGGTGGAGGTTCAACTCAGATCACGTTTCTGCCAAAAACAAAG aaaaccctTCTATCAGCCCCCCAGGATTACATTGCAAAATTTGAGATGTTTAACACAACTTACCAACTGTACACTCACAG ctaCCTGGGTTGTGGATTGTATGCTGCTAGACTGGCAACTCTTGGGGCACTTGGAAATCACG cacaAAATAAAGTATACACAAGCACATGTTTTCCAAAGAGGTTTAAAGATGATTGGACTTTTGGTGGAATAACATACAAAGTTAGCGGGAATCCGGAAG GCTATACAGGATACAAACACTGCTACCAGGAAGTAGTGAAAGTGGTCAAGGGAACTGTCCATCAGCCAATGGAGGTGAAGGCCAGCTCTTCCTTCTATGCCTTCTCATACTACTTCGACCGAGCTGTTGAATCAGGACTGATCG ACGGACAGAAAGGGGGTATTATAGAAGTACGAGACTTTAAAAAGAAAGCCAAAGAAG TGTGCAATAAAATGACAAAGTACCGTCCAATAAGTCCATACCTGTGTATGGATATGACTTACATCACTGCCTTACTGAAGGATGGATTTGGATTCAAGGAGAGCACAGTTTTAAAG CTGACCAAAAAGGTGAATAACGTTGAGACAAGCTGGGCTTTGGGAGCCGCTTTCCACCTGCTGCAGTCACTGAAGATGCCCTGA
- the LOC117422041 gene encoding ectonucleoside triphosphate diphosphohydrolase 5-like isoform X1, producing the protein MMLPRSILLVTLLCSLAGPLLAEVGFLTHDFSTSLENILPTMTRPVNISRSFYGIMFDAGSTGTRIHIYKFIQKAPAELPLLDNEIFHSVKPGLSAYADAPEMGGDTVRQLLKIAKHSVPKKQWKTTPVVLKATAGLRLLPNEKAQALLEEVQEVFEESPFLVPNNSVSIMDGTNEGILAWVTVNFLTGHLYLKSYRTVGTLDLGGGSTQITFLPKTKKTLLSAPQDYIAKFEMFNTTYQLYTHSYLGCGLYAARLATLGALGNHAQNKVYTSTCFPKRFKDDWTFGGITYKVSGNPEGYTGYKHCYQEVVKVVKGTVHQPMEVKASSSFYAFSYYFDRAVESGLIDGQKGGIIEVRDFKKKAKEVCNKMTKYRPISPYLCMDMTYITALLKDGFGFKESTVLKLTKKVNNVETSWALGAAFHLLQSLKMP; encoded by the exons ATGATGCTGCCGAGGTCCATCCTGCTCGTGACGTTGCTCTGCTCCCTGGCTGGACCTCTCCTGGCTGAAGTCGGATTCCTGACCCATGATTTTTCGACCAGCTTGGAAAACATCCTTCCAACCATGACCCGACCAGTGAACATCAGCCGCAGCTTCTATGGCATCATGTTCGACGCAGGGAGCACAGGGACCCGAATCCACATCTACAAGTTCATTCAAAAAGCTCCAG ctgaACTTCCCCTTTTGGACAATGAGATTTTCCATTCTGTGAAACCAGGGCTGTCAGCCTATGCAGACGCTCCAGAGATG gGTGGAGATACAGTGAGACAGCTGTTGAAGATTGCAAAACACTCAGTGCCTAAAAAACAGTGGAAGACGACCCCAGTGGTTTTAAAGGCTACAGCAGGACTCCGGCTACTTCCAAATGAGAAGGCACAGGCTCTGCTTGAAGAG GTTCAGGAGGTCTTTGAAGAATCACCATTTCTTGTACCAAACAACAGCGTTAGTATAATGGATGGAACAAATGAAG gaatTTTAGCTTGGGTAACCGTAAACTTCTTAACAG GTCATCTTTACCTTAAAAGCTACAGGACTGTTGGAACCTTGGACTTGGGTGGAGGTTCAACTCAGATCACGTTTCTGCCAAAAACAAAG aaaaccctTCTATCAGCCCCCCAGGATTACATTGCAAAATTTGAGATGTTTAACACAACTTACCAACTGTACACTCACAG ctaCCTGGGTTGTGGATTGTATGCTGCTAGACTGGCAACTCTTGGGGCACTTGGAAATCACG cacaAAATAAAGTATACACAAGCACATGTTTTCCAAAGAGGTTTAAAGATGATTGGACTTTTGGTGGAATAACATACAAAGTTAGCGGGAATCCGGAAG GCTATACAGGATACAAACACTGCTACCAGGAAGTAGTGAAAGTGGTCAAGGGAACTGTCCATCAGCCAATGGAGGTGAAGGCCAGCTCTTCCTTCTATGCCTTCTCATACTACTTCGACCGAGCTGTTGAATCAGGACTGATCG ACGGACAGAAAGGGGGTATTATAGAAGTACGAGACTTTAAAAAGAAAGCCAAAGAAG TGTGCAATAAAATGACAAAGTACCGTCCAATAAGTCCATACCTGTGTATGGATATGACTTACATCACTGCCTTACTGAAGGATGGATTTGGATTCAAGGAGAGCACAGTTTTAAAG CTGACCAAAAAGGTGAATAACGTTGAGACAAGCTGGGCTTTGGGAGCCGCTTTCCACCTGCTGCAGTCACTGAAGATGCCCTGA